The following proteins are encoded in a genomic region of Dermatophagoides farinae isolate YC_2012a chromosome 8, ASM2471394v1, whole genome shotgun sequence:
- the LOC124496308 gene encoding LOW QUALITY PROTEIN: uncharacterized protein LOC124496308 (The sequence of the model RefSeq protein was modified relative to this genomic sequence to represent the inferred CDS: deleted 1 base in 1 codon; substituted 1 base at 1 genomic stop codon) has protein sequence MMMTTLVFDSTTTTTSTSTAYSSSSSASSSSTSFSSDNDRNNNNNNNDGNDNNVLLMKPLIKQQTLSSSSSSTITTTTTTTTTVVPMLSLTSSSSSSSSISMQQQPHPLQTSSLQTTATTLSSQHHLHLLVASSQQQQQHQRQNYVHLPTTHNLLRIKLDQYKTQQQQRQQQHQQNLSMSSTIHVVGGHHQNLTITPTTSPSSSSSSSSITNSIKLNVVKEEEDDEDVEEKMLNDNNNRKDGGQSNSRISNGQMKSTTSSLSSLSSGGANFINNNIKEYISETSKNKIADIIADIRKFNDIEKLYLYLQLPDGGNHHDHHPNGIDNVVGVVVGNDGTISSSNNGKKKTMNNSPFGKKADSEVIQTYAWIQSHLEEDISVSIPKHEVYEEYRSYCEANHFEKLCVADFGKAMKHIFPQVKPRRLGQRGNSKYCYSGLRKKIILTAPELPALETSDDNINIGDSYESSIIGNSVRKNNVMVNDIVWNIIHEWMEKTFNRKFKTSIDFARYLIETQNIKSDLDKMLSISNNNVNGNCFSTPQPPPPPALNLMAEQNTKIDLVSETTTTTTTANKSITNGKKISLNPIGSKLKSIMNDNNKKKYSSTEKGATTTTLSTPQQQQIIDNSSIDNTTMMNCSKISTINTAITTSATNATTTTANNNDATLIQSLINRNSLTTLQQPPKTTATVVTNHIPEMVPVCNAKTVKILLGPNPQHHQQQQQQQLPTSTTLQTIPSQTCFMIDSTTKXSSQPQQLTLNTTNGVESFKYKPIQPKPVNFDSMSRFRPMTSVGNVPTTIAFIHNDQLINTNNGKPTAATLVFNCNSAINVSGNVNGNIVKSEDDNNLTSNTKSTDKNHKRQIDNVEKEITFPLASKKRHVETTTTTTTTSTTNSDNMEPKRSSIITATDICDLKVNELETEALNEYLNNISSDSVIDNNITLQQQQRQSNHQNIKNVNRENIVHIRRLLENHLAKVVPGNQQTSSNYYNNNNNNNQTLQNKNMLQNLLMSNKDSDHMSKHQSSSSSSNPVIYNQQQQQQQQQQQQQLSSPNSNRNAFIFQPISPRNTPTIPENSTLEMNMYSNGNNITSMSSATSQYKQHIQQTAGNATSISAGPSQPSSEANSPFVSPRNTPVSLPRSRNNSGQSAYSAYGAASQRQTPASLQNFDSGVSSISSSPFISPQSTPIPTTSLQRINQNQSNNLRNVSSQAVRVRHSSGPGGPISNRTTQLASLMNYNRSNSLSPMIISDNFFGQQSTMNNFNNLPSFNLSSQTSSKLLSGDDQIQSSPSSFVDNQKFSSVVTQTDPTFLINNQQQQQQQQQTKDHHSLSSDLFINSSFHHHQHQQQQSSTNQSTRQRHFSNPYGGVSTFSCSTTMNKNNNNDDDDDFSFNNSSLSSMSTTTTTNDFLSKSLFNRSQSVPLHPNMFEVANNFDSIVTDSGGDVDECLKSQSTTNEFINITNNNIQLLQHQHHPSSVSNNVLMAERTIANNNHISKSYPATPICTDMNFKFSDDNQLTTNYNLVQINDDDLLQSTLDDLLSNNDQDVIQSGQDLIVSSVQPGVVGGSLPSNGNRIDCSSPSSSSMMNKESNELIINNNDNNGDCGNNGNVTGVFNDDLLIDDTEQFQTLDAFHDCDNDFTNIDLVDHQNIVVSAAASVAATDASAYGGDNDFTV, from the exons atgatgatgactacattggtttttgattcaacaacaacaacaacgtccACATCCACAGcatattcttcttcttcttctgcatcatcatcatcgacatcctTTTCATCGGATAAtgatcgtaataataataataataataatgatggtaatgataacaatgttttattgatgaaaccTCTTATAAAGCAAcagacattatcatcatcatcatcatcaacaataacaacaacgacaacgacgacgaccacAGTGGTACCAATGTTGTCATTAAcatcttcttcatcttcatcatcatctatttcaATGCAACAGCAGCCGCATCCATTGCAGACTTCATCATTACAAACAACAGCTactacattatcatcacaacatcatcttcatttattAGTTGCCAGctcacaacagcaacaacaacatcagcgACAAAATTATGTCCATCTGCCTACAACACATAATCTATTAAGAATTAAATTAGATCAATATAAaacgcaacaacaacaacgacagcaacagcatcaacaaaatttatcCATGTCTTCCACCATTCATGTGGTtggtggtcatcatcaaaatctgaCTATAACGCCAACCACATctccatcatcgtcatcatcatcatcatcaataacaaattccataaaattgaatgttgtcaaagaagaagaagatgacGAAGatgtagaagaaaaaatgctaaatgataataataatcggaAAGATGGTggtcaatcaaattcaagaatttcaaatggtcaaatgaaatcaacaacatcgtcattgtcatcattatcatccgGTGGTGctaatttcatcaataataatatcaaagAATATATCAG TGAAACgtcgaaaaataaaatagctGACATAATT GCTGATATTAGAAAGTTCAATGATATTGAgaaattatatttatatttacaaTTACCCGATGGTGGTaaccatcatgatcatcatccaaatggTATCGATAATGTcgttggtgttgttgttggtaatgACGGTACAATATCGTCTtcaaataatggaaaaaa aaAAACGATGAACAATAGTCCGTTTGGAAAGAAAGCCGATTCGGAAGTAATACAAACATATGCATGGATTCAAAGTCACCTTGAAGAGGATATATCCGTTTCTATACCAAAACATGAAGTATATGAAGAATATCGTTCATATTGTGAAgcaaatcattttgaaaaacttTGTGTTGCTGATTTTGGTAAAGCAATGAAACATATATTTCCACAGGTTAAACCACGCCGTTTAGGACAACGTGGTAATTCCAAATATTGTTATAGTGGtttaaggaaaaaaattattcttacAGCACCAGAATTACCGGCACTAGAAACATCagatgataatattaatatcGGTGATTCATATGAATCATCGATAATAGGTAATTCTGTacgaaaaaacaatgtcATGGTCAATGATATTGTATGGAATATTATAcatgaatggatggaaaaaacatttaatcGAAAATTCAAGACAAGTATCGATTTTGCCCGATATCTGATTGAAACACAAAACATTAAATCCGATTTGGACAAAATGTTGTCCatatccaataataatgtcaatGGAAATTGTTTCTCTacaccacaaccaccaccaccacccgcATTGAATTTAATGGCTGAACAGAATACTAAAATTGATTTGGTTtctgaaacaacaacaacgacaacaacagcgaataaatcaattacaaatggaaagaaaatttcattgaatccaattggatcgaaattaaaatcaataatgaatgataataataagaaaaaatattcatcaacagaaaaaggagcaacaacaacaacactttctacaccacaacaacagcaaattATTGACAATTCTAGTATTGATAatacaacaatgatgaattgcaGTAAAATTTCCACAATTAATACTGCCATAACTACATCCGCTACAAATGCTACCACAACAActgctaataataatgatgccACCCTCATacaatcattaatcaatagAAATTCATTGACAACCTTACAACAACCACcgaaaacaacagcaacagtaGTTACAAATCATATTCCGGAAATg GTGCCTGTATGTAATGCCAAAACGGTGAAAATTTTACTTGGTCCAAATCCtcaacatcatcagcaacaacaacaacaacaactgccCACATCGACAACATTACAAACAATTCCATCACAGACCTGTTTTATGATTGATTccacaacaaaataatcatca caaccacAGCAATTGACATTGAACACAACAAATGGTGTTGAAAGTTTCAAATATAAACCCATACAACCGAAACCagtgaattttgattcaatgtcCAGATTTCGACCGATGACCAGTGTTGGTAATGTGCCTACAACTAttgcattcattcacaatgatcaattgatcaatacgAATAATGGAAAACCAACGGCCGCAACGTTGGTATTCAATTGTAATTCAGCAATCAATGTTAGTGGTAATGTCAATGGCAATATTGTCAAAAGTGAGGATGACAATAATTTGACATCAAACACAAAATCAACcgataaaaatcataaacgacaaattgataatgtggaaaaagaaattacaTTCCCATTGGCATCGAAAAAACGTCATGTtgaaacaacgacaacaacaacaacaacatcgacaacaaataGCGATAATATGGAACCGAAacgatcatcaataataacggCAACGGATATTTGTGATCTGAAAGTAAATGAATTGGAAACAGAagcattgaatgaatatctgAACAATATATCATCGGATTCagttattgataataatattacgctacaacaacaacaacggcaatcgaatcatcaaaatattaaaaatgtAAATCGTGAGAATATTGTACACATTCGTCGACTGTTGGAAAATCATCTCGCTAAAGTGGTACCGGGAAATCAACAAACTTCATCGaattattacaacaacaacaataataataatcaaacactACAAAATAAGAATATGTTACAGAATTTATTAATGTCAAATAAAGATTCGGATCATATGTCTaaacatcaatcatcatcatcatcatcgaacccggtaatttataatcaacaacaacagcagcagcagcagcaacaacaacaacaattgtcaAGTCCAAATTCAAACCGTAATGCATTTATATTTCAACCAATTTCTCCCCGTAATACACCAACTATACCGGAAAATTCTACATTAGAGATGAATATGTATtctaatggtaataatataACGTCAATGTCATCGGCTACATCTCAATATAAACAACATATACAACAAACAGCTGGCAATGCTACCAGTATCAGTGCTGGTCCATCTCAACCATCAAGCGAAGCAAATAGCCCATTTGTTTCACCACGTAATACACCCGTATCATTGCCAAGATCACGAAATAATAGTGGACAAAGTGCTTACAGTGCATATGGTGCTGCAAGTCAACGACAGACACCGGCATCATTACAAAATTTCGATTCAGGcgtatcatcaatatcatcatcaccatttatTTCACCACAATCGACACCAATACCAACCACTAGCCTAcaaagaatcaatcaaaaccaGAGTAATAATTTACGTAATGTTTCATCACAAGCGGTACGTGTACGACATAGTTCTGGTCCTGGTGGTCCTATATCGAATCGAACGACACAATTGGCAAGCCTTATGAATTATAATCGAAGTAATTCATTATCACCGATGATTATTAGTGACAATTTCTTTGGCCAACAATCAAcgatgaataattttaataatttaccatcatttaatttatcAAGCCAAACATCTTCGAAATTGCTTTCtggtgatgatcaaattcaatcatcaccatcatcatttgttgataatcaaaaattctcATCGGTAGTCACACAAACCGATCCAACATTcttgattaataatcaacaacaacaacaacagcaacaacaaaccaaagatcatcattcattatcttCTGACTTGTTTATCAATtcatcttttcatcatcatcaacatcaacaacaacaatcatcaacaaatcaatcaactaGGCAGCGACATTTTTCCAATCCTTATGGTGGTGTATCAACATTTTCCTGTTcgacaacaatgaataaaaacaataataatgatgatgatgatgatttttcattcaacaattcatcattatcatcgatgtcaacaacaacaacaacgaatgatTTTCTAAGTAAATCACTATTTAATCGATCACAATCAGTACCATTACATCCTAATATGTTTGAAGTGGCCAATAATTTCGATTCCATTGTTACTGATTCTGgtggtgatgttgatgaatgtttaaaatcacaatcaacaacaaatgaatttattaacattaccaataataatatacaattactacaacatcaacatcatccatcatcagTATCGAATAACGTATTGATGGCTGAACGAACAattgccaataataatcatatatcAAAATCTTATCCAGCTACACCAATTTGTACGgatatgaattttaaattttccgATGATAATCAACTTACTACCAATTATAATCTTGTAcagatcaatgatgatgatttattgcAATCAACATTAGATGATCTTTTGTCTAACAATGATCAGGATGTTATTCAAAGTGGTCAAGATTTAATTGTTTCAAGCGTTCAACCtggtgttgttggtggttcATTACCTTCAAATGgtaatcgaatcgattgttcatcaccatcatcatcatcaatgatgaataaagaatcgaatgaattaataatcaacaataatgataacaatggTGATTGTGGCAATAATGGTAATGTTACGGGcgtattcaatgatgatctcctcattgatgatactgaacaatttcaaacattAGATGCTTTCCATGActgtgataatgattttaccAATATTGATCTTGTCGATCATCAGAATATTGTTGTctctgctgctgcttctgTTGCTGCTACTGATGCTTCTGCTTATGGTGGTGATAACGATTTTACTGtttaa
- the Kr-h2 gene encoding transmembrane protein 33-containing Krueppel homolog 2 isoform X2, translating into MADTSSSSSSSSSATTNRNTDVNNEETSSTGIGAVIRYLTSKPSVSFLMIIRMAALLLTFLYMVPLTSFSPSNLYQKSLVSNAAISALRLHQRLPPFRISREYFSMLLLEDSAHYLFYSLIFISNQPITMVLLPITLFSFLHACSAILNVCNVAGPPKRFLENILQSQRQILFTIALAEITLMPTILFAIMAGLASIFTPFMYYQFVSLRYSSRRNPYSQQAFHWLRLSLQNFAMSPRCPSILRTIIYRGIELVCRFAPQIQQ; encoded by the exons ATGGCtgacacatcatcatcatcatcatcatcatcatcggcaacaacaaatcgTAATACTGATGTtaataatgaagaaacaTCATCGACTGGTATCGGTGCTGTTATCAg ATATTTGACATCAAAACCGTCAGTCTCATTTTTAATGATCATACGAATGGCCGCATTATTGTTAACATTTTTATACATGGTACCATTAACAtcattttcaccatcaaatttatatcaaaaatcattggtATCAAATGCTGCCATATCAGCATTACGTCTTCATCAACGTTTACCACCATTTCGTATAAGCcgagaatatttttcaatgctTTTATTAGAAGATTCGGCTCATTATCTATTTTATTCActtatattcatttcaaatcagCCGATTACAATGGTATTATTACCAATTACATTATTCTCATTTCTACATGCCTGTAGTGCTATACTTAATGTCTGTAATGTTGCCG GACCACCTAAACGCTTTCTGGAGAATATATTACAAAGTCAACGACAAATACTGTTCACTATTGCATTGGCCGAAATCACATTAATGCCGACCATTTTATTTGCCATAATGGCTGGTTTGGCCAGTATATTCACTCCATTTATGTACTATCAATTTGTATCATTACGTTATTCATCACGTCGTAATCCATATAGTCAACAGGCATTCCATTGGCTACGATTATCATTACAAAATTTTGCAATGTCACCACGTTGTCCATCAATATTGCGTACAATCATTTATCGTGGTATCGAACTTGTATGTCGATTTGCTccacaaattcaacaatga
- the Kr-h2 gene encoding transmembrane protein 33-containing Krueppel homolog 2 isoform X1 translates to MADTSSSSSSSSSATTNRNTDVNNEETSSTGIGAVIRYLTSKPSVSFLMIIRMAALLLTFLYMVPLTSFSPSNLYQKSLVSNAAISALRLHQRLPPFRISREYFSMLLLEDSAHYLFYSLIFISNQPITMVLLPITLFSFLHACSAILNVCNVAGIAGPPKRFLENILQSQRQILFTIALAEITLMPTILFAIMAGLASIFTPFMYYQFVSLRYSSRRNPYSQQAFHWLRLSLQNFAMSPRCPSILRTIIYRGIELVCRFAPQIQQ, encoded by the exons ATGGCtgacacatcatcatcatcatcatcatcatcatcggcaacaacaaatcgTAATACTGATGTtaataatgaagaaacaTCATCGACTGGTATCGGTGCTGTTATCAg ATATTTGACATCAAAACCGTCAGTCTCATTTTTAATGATCATACGAATGGCCGCATTATTGTTAACATTTTTATACATGGTACCATTAACAtcattttcaccatcaaatttatatcaaaaatcattggtATCAAATGCTGCCATATCAGCATTACGTCTTCATCAACGTTTACCACCATTTCGTATAAGCcgagaatatttttcaatgctTTTATTAGAAGATTCGGCTCATTATCTATTTTATTCActtatattcatttcaaatcagCCGATTACAATGGTATTATTACCAATTACATTATTCTCATTTCTACATGCCTGTAGTGCTATACTTAATGTCTGTAATGTTGCCGGTATTGCCG GACCACCTAAACGCTTTCTGGAGAATATATTACAAAGTCAACGACAAATACTGTTCACTATTGCATTGGCCGAAATCACATTAATGCCGACCATTTTATTTGCCATAATGGCTGGTTTGGCCAGTATATTCACTCCATTTATGTACTATCAATTTGTATCATTACGTTATTCATCACGTCGTAATCCATATAGTCAACAGGCATTCCATTGGCTACGATTATCATTACAAAATTTTGCAATGTCACCACGTTGTCCATCAATATTGCGTACAATCATTTATCGTGGTATCGAACTTGTATGTCGATTTGCTccacaaattcaacaatga
- the Rab8 gene encoding RAS oncogene family member Rab8 → MAKTYDYLFKLLLIGDSGVGKTCILFRFSEDAFNTTFISTIGIDFKIRTIELDGKKIKLQIWDTAGQERFRTITTAYYRGAMGIMLVYDVTNEKSFDNIKNWIRNIEEHASSDVEKMILGNKCDIQDRRQVSRERGEQLAIEYNIKFMETSAKSSCNVEEAFFTLAKDIKAKMERKLESNNQNRGGHHLRANEPAKKQSKIWFCNLL, encoded by the exons atggcCAAAACAtatgattatttattcaaattattactAATTGGTGATTCGGGCGTTGGCAAAACATGTATACTATTTCGTTTTAGTGAGGATGCATTTAATACAACATTCATTTCGACAATcg gtaTCGATTTCAAAATTCGTACCATCGAATTGgatggtaaaaaaattaaattacaaATATGGGATACAGCCGGCCAAGAACGTTTTCGTACAATAACAACAGCCTATTATCGTGGTGCTATGGGCATCATGTTGGTATATGATgtaacgaatgaaaaatcatttgataatattaaaaattgGATTAGAAATATTGAAGAACATGCATCAAgtgatgttgaaaaaatgatattaGGCAATAAATGCGATATACAGGATCGGCGACAAGTATCACGTGAACGTGGTGAACAATTAGCGATAGAATATAATATTAAATTTATGGAAACATCTGCTAAATCTAGTTGTAATGTTGAAGAAGCATTCTTTACATTAGCTAAAGATATTAAAGCAAAAATGGAACGAAAATTG gaatcaaacaatcaaaatcgtGGTGGCCATCATTTACGTGCTAATGAACCTgccaaaaaacaatcaaaaatatgGTTTTGTAATCTTCTTTGA
- the LOC124496315 gene encoding uncharacterized protein LOC124496315 gives MNKTNDDQQQQRFDIEHCIDWINHIGPGNVCLYFMSEFYRYACKIVKQLQEKLPNIRFFIMITCTTGPETLPFRLQDNNSHIDAAIYFGCDCLCPEKYTKTLPILFITLLPLDDEFDYILEFVDQEFGDLSDKNVLLLSDLTYSSYLTPVAHKIQLKSDSHETKIETTKFVKPQQENWYLEPRISNLFENVDAFSIVQYPYRLKNNLADYDCILFLGECQDLEMIISCKKMLMIDPMKQTFRTLDGAKEFRKRISLIEKFKIPNNKSIGIVYKDFQSSISSSMKNVRVLCKRAKKLPYFISLNQSDFESRLGNFTQLTGFVFINVCRCVYRMATELSRYLYPVILWKEFQIASGHNIVYGGIEWNENFAINHDDNDDYGSNEFNDEQNLMIIERNQQQKLNSNDSWYGLIVDVGSTAIESIKSGRSGIASNYDNEQELF, from the coding sequence atgaataaaactaatgatgatcaacaacaacaacgattcgATATTGAACATTGTATCGATTGGATTAATCATATTGGTCCTGGAAATGTTTGCCTATATTTTATGTCCGAATTTTATCGATATGCATGTAAAATTGTTAAACAATTACAAGAAAAACTTCCaaatattcgattttttataatgataacTTGTACAACAGGACCGGAAACATTACCGTTTCGTTTACAAGATAATAATAGCCATATTGATGCTGCCATCTATTTTGGTTGTGATTGTCTTTGTCCAGAAAAATATACGAAAACATTGCCCATATTATTCATTACATTGTTACCtttggatgatgaatttgattacaTTCTTGAATTTGTGGATCAAGAATTTGGTGATTTATCcgataaaaatgttttacTACTGTCTGATTTAACGTATTCATCGTATTTAACACCGGTTGCCCATAAGATTCAGCTAAAAAGTGATTCTCATGAAACGAAAatcgaaacaacaaaatttgtaaaaccacaacaagaaaattggTATCTAGAGCCacgaatttcaaatttattcgaaaatGTTGATGCATTTTCAATCGTACAATATCCAtatcgattgaaaaataatcttGCCGATTATGAttgcattttgtttttgggcGAATGTCAAGATCTGGAAATGATTATCAGCTGTaagaaaatgttgatgattgatccaaTGAAACAAACTTTTCGAACATTAGATGGTGCCAAAGAATTTCGAAAACGTATAtcgttgattgaaaaatttaaaattcccaataataaatcaataggAATTGTTTAtaaagattttcaatcatccatatcgtcatcaatgaaaaatgttcgTGTATTATGTAAACGTGCTAAAAAACTAccatattttatttcattgaatcaatcagatTTTGAATCAAGATTGGGAAATTTCACACAACTAACTGGATTTGtattcatcaatgtttgCCGCTGTGTATATCGAATGGCCACTGAATTATCCCGTTATTTGTATCCGGTGATTTTAtggaaagaatttcaaattgctTCTGGCCACAATATTGTATATGGTGGtattgaatggaatgaaaattttgcaatcaatcatgatgataatgatgattatggatcaaatgaatttaatgatgaacaaaatctaatgatcattgaacgtaatcaacaacaaaaacttaATTCCAATGATTCATGGTATGGAttaattgttgatgttggatCCACtgcaattgaatcaattaaatcTGGTCGTTCTGGTATTGCTTctaattatgataatgaacaagaattgttttaa